A window of Fusarium oxysporum Fo47 chromosome II, complete sequence genomic DNA:
ATATCTTGGTTGATGCAGCTGCGGGCGCTCAAGTGACGACAGATGCAACCCGAGTTATCTGGACAATAGATATTCACTCAATTGAGTGGGGGGCCGTACTTTACCTCGGCCATTAATACATATGCAAGACTTGGACTGAATATTCCGTATATCTTCAAGTGTCATCGCCGCGATTGATCGTCCGGACATGCGCTGTGGACGTATCGTGAGATCAGCGCTGTTGTGTGAACTTCTGATTCGGCCATGAATCTTCACAGCTCCTCAAAAATGCACCGTGGTCTTTCGGGTAGCATAATCGCTGTAGCATCGTAGAAATTATAGGCCATTGGCAGAAACCTTGATTGAGGCGGTCTTGAAAGCCCGAATGAAACCTAACTAGCACAATTGCCGCGACATGCCGAATAAAATTGTTGATTGGCGAACAAAATAGCCATTATCTCCCGACAGGCGATTAAAAGGCAATATTCTGAGCATGTTGCGTTCGATTGCGTCTTCAATACATCGCATTGGTGGATATGTCAAAACTGCCTCGAAACGTTGTTAGATAAGACTTGACAGTAAGACCCAACCAGGCGTGTTTCAGAGAGTGCAGGATACGCCATGTATGACTGAAAGATTATGCGTGTTTGCTATCTTCGACCAGGCCCCGGCGTCGTTGATTCCACAAGAATCTGGGGAATAGTACTGGCGTCTTGTCAAGCTTACCTCAAAGGGAACCAATGTTGACAACATGCACCCCAGAGGCAGTCTTGACCCGCTAGTGCCAGAGACCACAAACTCGGAGCAGCGAAATGGGCGTGATACACGACAATGCGACCTTGTTGTTTTCGAAGAGGTTGGAATAAGTGGTCAGGCGGCAGAAACAGGACGGGGATGCAGTTGGATGGAGTGAAGATCAATGGTAGAGAATGATTCGCTCCGAGCCCCTTGTCGTATCTGCCCCCAGACGCAGGCATGATCGAAAGAGGAATGGCTTTGCTGAGAAGTCCAAGAGATCAGCGACGCATGGCTCTGAATGCTGGTGTTAGTTGATGATCACGATAGGCGGCCGGCCATTGTCAATCTCGCTCCCTCTCTGCAGTGCAATTCCCGGTGAACCTGGGGTAAGACGCTGAGCGCACAGGCTGGTTTGACTCGTAGCGCCTAAAGGCTCCTTCAGGTCATCGACGCTTCAACTGACACAAGCGCTACTTCAGGAGACGGCAGGGTTGTGGACATGCTCTAAAACTTGAGAAAAAAGACGCCATACAGCAGCGTAAGATAGTAATGCAATACAGTAAACAAGTACACGGCGGTTGGTCTCTGCTTCGTGATGCCCAGTTGTGCATCCATTGAGGTGCGCATATCATGCTTGGCGTCATTCCACGAGGCAATTTGGACTAGGTGTAGTTTGTGCTCTGATATATCCTGCTGCACGGCAACACTCGGGCATTTTAGAAATGTAAAAAGCCTCGCGAAGCCTCATCGACACCAGCCCATGGTGGCTTGTGGCGATGATATGAAGAATTTTATTCTCCTTTGTAGAATATACAGTGAAAATCGAGGGTCTAGTGTGGTAGATCTCACATGGTCGAGAACAACCCTTGAAATGTTTCGGTGGCGAGCTGCGCGGATTGTAATTGTGGTTGTTATATTGTAACCCAAGATTGTTGATTAAAGTTGCTGGTTTCAGTAACGGCCGCCTCCTCAAGGTATGATGGCGACATTGAACCATTACGGTTGATAGGAGCTTGATGGTCATTGGCTTGTTGGCTATCAAGGTGCAAAATCTGGGCCAATGGTGTGATGAACTTCATGTAGAACGACAGAAGGTTGATAGTGGGAGAGCGGCAGTCGAAACTGTTGTCGAATGGTACGGATCCTGCAGATATTACAGCATCCGTAAACCCGGTAGAGGACTCTGAATGGTCGATTGCTGTTCGGAACGCCCATTCAGGAAGCTGACCTTGGTTCCATGCAGGCCTGGCGCAGTCTTCGAGAGCATCAACATGCAATTCGTTACTAGATGGCGTCACTCTCACTTCCTGTACGATCGAGCGTCTCACAAAGTTCGATTGCGCGTCTGCTTAGTTCTTGGTCGAGGTTGCTTTGGCTGCTCTCTATGTCGTCAGGAAGATCCTAGTCATGTGGTTTATTGTGTGATGTATATGAAGTAGTGTCTGGTTATGAACTGCAGCATTAACTAAAAGGCGCAGAAAGTTCGAGTTTGTATGAATTGAATCTATATGCCGTGTCTGTGCTTTCATATTATTCGCCCACTGTGCAACGCATTCGAGCATCGATATCTCAAACCCTCCTGTTCCGGAGTCACGACAGGGACTAGCCATTGCTAACGATTTGCTAAGTTGTTGAGATTGGCAAGGCTAGATTGATTGACCCTGAAAGGAGAGCAGAACTCAAAGAGCACGTTGTCAATGTTAGTGGTTATTTTGCGTGCTTCAGGTGGAGAAAGAtgtgaagtgaagtgaagcAGCTAAAGTGGAGAGAAATGGAGATGGGAGACGGCAGCAGGGATGTGGGGGAGGGGGCATTGAGACTGCTATGCCTTTACAAGCTTAGAGCAGCAGCACTAAACTCATTGCGTTGCTCTTGCGGGCGCACAGCTGTTGGGTTCCTGCCTGAGGCCTCTATTATCCTGGGCCAGCCATTCCCAAGGGGCGGGCACCTTCACAGTCCGTCCCATTCCTGTGGGCCGCTGTGTTAGAGTCCATTTTGAAGCATTGGGAAGCATACAACCGCCAAACAGATTGCACTACGCCGCAGCACATAGCAGCAGCTTACAGCAGAAGCACCATGAAGCAGCATAATACAGCATGAGCAAGAGACCAACAGGGAGTGCATCAACTCGCTTGTAACCCCCTCCCCAGACTCGACCTTGATCACGAATATCACCCATTGACCATTCATGAGCGGGGTGGTCACTGGGTCAAACAGAATGCCAGCAATAAAATCCCATCAAGAAGTGAATTTACGATGCTTGACTTGTAAGCAGACCACTGTCGAACAGGCCTCACACCACGGAGAGCGGAGGGCACGGGTCGAACACCCTTTGTGCAGCACAACCTTTCGTCTTGCGGGGAGAGGGGACACTTGGGGCACTCCGAAAGCTCCAGCAAGCGGGCAGAACCGTGCAGAATTGCACGGTAGGTAACGGAAAACAGAGGCGAGCAACAGCCCACTGCCCACCTCCGGTGTCGCTATGGTGTTGAGTCTGTTCATCAGCTCAGTCCCCATTGAAAAATCTCGGCTGATGCCCTCGCGGTGCCATCCGGGACCCTCAAGACCCCCATTGAGAACCCATCTGAGTCACCTCATCGAAGCTCAATATGGGTGATTGCTCTCGTGGGCATGAACTGAGCATAATTGAATCATCGAAAAATTTTCGTTTATCCATCGCAATCTCGTAGCCTTCCTTGGCCAAGTCGGGAAGGGCAGGGAAGAGCAGAGCAGACACAGTCAAGTCAGCCAGCCAATGTCTCCAGCAGAATCACACGCCTGTGTCTGGTGTCTGAATGTCTTGGGTCCTTTAGTCTTGGAGGCTTGTCTTGTCCTCTGTAACCTACAGCCTACAGCAGTAGGCCTAGAGAGCAGTGAGAGCTCACTGAAAGGACCGGGCACCTCTTTGATCTCTGCATTGGATCTCCACTCCTCTTGCTATTGCTGGCACTCCCTCTCTAACACTCCCTAAGGGTGAGACACCCAGGTGTGTCTGTCCATCACACACCCAGTTGAAACGAGAGCAACCCACACCCGGCGGGCGTCCCATCAGAGTCCAAGGTGGACCAATTTTTCCTGTACGTACTTCTTCTATTGGATCCTTGCCTACACTAACATCTTTGCTGCAGGGCATTGAGAGCGGCAAGGTGCCCCCACCTGTCTGCAAAACTCCACCAAGACCAGTACGTATGGATGGAGCAGTGGTGTGCCTTGGTACCCTCCTCCACGAATTCCTAGGCAATGTACCTCTAGCGCCATCCTGGTCGTGCAACTGATCATCGACCAAGGCTGTGCCTGGGCCACTGACCAAGAATATACATAACCCTTCCCCTCGAACCTCTTGACCTCTAATCTCCTCCACCATCATCTCGACTCTTTCACTTCGCAATCCTTTCaattgcttcttctccatcttgaactATTGATCTCACTCGACATCACTTGGATATAAAGGAGTTTTCACTTCTCTGCCTCTTGGGTTAATCCCTTCACACACCAACGactcttccttctcatcaatcacATACACCACTGCAGCCATGGACTCCGATTCTTGGGCTCACTCTTTCTGCCTCGCTTGCGACAAGCAGGTCCAATCATCAACTGATGCCTACTGCTCTGAGTCTTGCAGACTGGCCGACTTCGAGAAGacctcaacaacaagctcTCAGGCCAGCTCACCCGGCctcgcttctcctccttgcCAATGGTCATCGAAATCCTCCAGCTCGGGCTTCTACCTGTCCCCCGCCTACGATTTCTCCAACGCAAAGCCATACGGATCAAGGCACATGAGCCAACCTACCTTCAAGCCTTACGGCACTGAACAGTCAACTATCCGATCCCTCACTCCCTCGAGCTCCCACAGCAGCCTCTGCTCCATGCAAAGTACCTCAACAACAGGAGAGTCAAGTCAACTGTCAGACAAGGCGAGGAAGGAACTCCGAGCGTACGCAGTGTCCTTCGACAATGTGAGGACTCAGCGAAGGCGATCATACTAAGCACGATACCACAACGACTTCACTCATCCACATGCAACCTCACCTAAACATCACCTAAAAACTTATCATCACGCAACTCATTCAACATCTACAACATCAAACGCATCAACGAAACCTCAACTCACACTTCAcgccttttttcttttatcttcATCGAAGAATCTGTTTGTACCAAAGACGGGCATTACACCGGAGCACTGcattaaaaaaaaagtttgTTTTACATCGACCCATCACGATTTCTTTTCATCTCAACCAATATCTGGTGGGATAATCTTGGGCGGTTTATTTGTCCATCGGTATCTTGTACCAAATACAGGGCGGGTTGATATCAAGTTTCAGAACATGGATTACGGGAGCACGGGAGGTTTATCATGATACCGGGATACGAACGGCTGGGGACATTTGGGTCTGGCGTACAGGACCGACCTGGCAAGAAGCCGGTCGATGGATTATTCTATTGGGAGGTATAACTGCGCTTTTTGACTACGGGGGGCACTGGGCATTGACAGGAACTGCGGAAGACTGCACTACACTGCACAGCATAGCACATCATTGGATACCATAGCATAGTATAGCCAAAGAGATCTTTTTTCTCCCTCCACACAAAGCAAGCCAAGTTTCCAAAGTATAGTGTGCATAACTCTCCGTGTTTCGTTTACTCCCCCTCGAGTGTCACCCAGCTTGAATGGCATAATCGACGGGTATTCTTAGTCTCATACAAAGGCACAACACATCGACACTATGTGGGTAGAATTGCTTTTCTCGGGGGTTTTACCACCAAGCTCACAGTCACCGCCAGGGAGAGACTGGGATGGATCGACTTTTCATCTGCAGTGACTCAGCAATTTCGGCTCCACGCATCTCAATGTTAAGCAAGGAGAATCGAGGTTTCGGCGGCATTGAAATCTGTTACCATCGTCGAAGCTAAAATTCTACAACTAAGTTAAGTTACTAGACGGATGCGCGCGCGCAGCGAAGAGCAAGGGTTATCCGCCGGTAGTTCCAGACAAACTCTAATGATTGAGTAACAGCAAAGAAGATTTGCAACAGTCAGAAGATAATACTAACTAACCTAAGAGCCGCTTTCAGCTCCGTTCCCCAGACTCGATGTGAAAGCTTGGCCGGGACTACTGTGTGAGCCATAACAGCTCCGATGGCCGGCCATAACCCCCTTGTTTATGGAGACAGCCTGACTAACAATCTTAAAGATTCAACGTCCTCGTGGATGTCAATTAGCATGATTCTTGTTTTTCGCCTCGCCGATGAACGGGGCCTCATGAAACCGAGATTCGCAATTTGGGTGTCATGCGGCTCAAAAGTCAAAAGGCAAAGTTCAGTCAGAGCTTGTTTTGGAACCCGAAACGTGCTCGTCTGTCAATATGATGCCACCACGAAAATGAAAAGAGTACGTATCGTCATATTTGCACCCGAAGTTGTCCATTCCATGCTGTGATATCGTAAGCCAAGTCAATTCGTTGAAGCTAAGTAAACTCTACGATACACCCGCTTGGTTGGTAGTGGTAGGTAGTAGCCGACCTCTCTCATCAAGTTGCCCCCTGGGGATCCCGTTCATGCAACCATCATGTCCCTTGATAGGGATAAGGGAGCGAGCGATATGAGATAGAGGCTTGGGCCGATAGAGCACGGAAAGGTTTTTCCTCCAACACTTATCAAGCTTTAGCCCAAGTCAGGCCCAGAGTTAGAGGCTGACAAGATGACTTGAGCACTGTTAGTCTATCTTTAGAAGAGATGAAGCCCTATCATTTTGTCACCTGCCATCTGAGTCTTCCCAGTGACACTGAACATGGTTTTAGCTTCCCGAAAACCCGGTTACTAAAAAGGTATGTACGATACGGGTCCAGATGGAGCAAAGGGGGTCGGTCAACTGGACTCTGAACGTCATGATCATTGCGGGCCGTGAATCAACTTAGCTCAAGGCTTAGGCTTAGGTATGGAGACTCAATAACTCCTGGCTTGCTCTGCCAGCGcatcctccatcttcatcggCGATTCTCAACTGAATTGGATGATCTGAGCTAGCAACGGACCCTCGCACGTGTGCAATAAAGGAAAATTTTCTGGTGGACTGGCATTGATCATGTCTGCGCTTGGGTTTTTTGTTTTACAATTAGGGGACCCAAGAGCTATGACCCTGAAACAAACAATCAGCCAACCCAATATTGAGAAAATTTTCACATCTCTTTGTTCTGTTGTTGGGATTGAGGTGAGATTGAAGGGCGTGTAAAGATCCAACCAAAAGCCTTGCAAGGGCATCTTGAAGATTTGCATCTTCCAACCAAAATGGACATGGCGCATAACTAAGTTGTTTGACTTGGAAATAGAAGGGTACGTACCGAGATTTGCATTGGTCGGCTCAGATCGACATCATTTCTTCGGCAGGGTCCGGTCATGGTGAGATTCACTTCAAATTTTCAGGGCAAAACATGCAGTCTCCAGCTTTTCCAGTCTCGTGTCTGGGGAGATCTGACGCTAGAGGtgtaaaaaaaaaaaaaaaaaaaagaagatacAGATACAGATACGAGAAGCAAGGTAGCCCACTCTATTTCTTCTGTCTGCCCATTATCCTGTGATATCCGATGCTGGGCGGTTGATGGATGAGCTGTTTTTGTGGTGAAATTGTTTTTTCTCGGCAGATGGCGAAACAATGCGTCCATCCATTGCCAGCCagccattcattcattcattcaaCGTACGGTTCCTCTCACTCGCTCGCTTGGTCCGGCAGTGAAACCCCAAGATTCCGGCATCTCATCCGGGCTtgcttgctttgctttgctttaCTTTTGGTCTGCATCAGAATCAATAACAAGTGGCATAATATGGAGCAATGTGGGCTGTTTCGAGAGTATGGAGTCTTTTTCATGCTTCACTTCCaacacatcatcatcacaatcttagtcagtcagtcagtgCTGTTGGTTGGTATGTGCTAACTTTTTCGCACCTGTATTCGAATCTATTTCCATCTCGATCGATCGCCTCTTAGAACCAACGCTTAGAGGGAGTGTTTTGTCTTTCCTCTGTCCTTGGTACCTGACCCTGATGCCTTAGACTACGTGGCAGCCTCTGTACTCTCTACTCTGGACATATCGAAACCCTGTACCTGTCTGTGCCTGGCTATCATGCCTGACCCTGGGAAGGAAAACTTCTCTTTTGATCGGCGGGCTCGGGCCGGAGGTTGCGTCGCGCTGTGAATGGATGAGATGCGCTGTGTGTCATGCTGACTGTGTTGTGTTGCTTGTGTTGCCGGAAACTCACCTCTTTCTATGTGACGTCGGCCCGCGCCAATCCAGGTCCAACCCTTGCTTCAATGTGCCTTGCTTGGTTCAAGGAACATCATATCACATCAAATACCTtggtccttgatcttggtttTGCCTGTTGTTTCGGCCTGCTCCGCTAGGCGTGTCAATTCCATCTACCTGTGTAAATCGAATTGAAGTGAGGGATAACTTTAACTCATACAAAGAAAATGCAAGGTTACAGAGTATCCATCGTGGCTTTGCATTACTTTGCTCTGCTTTATTGCACGCACAATGGACTTTGGTACTGCCAAAGCACGGCATTTGCACAACTGTCGATATTGACCAGTACCATATCAATGTCTTGAGCAATTCGTTTTTGCTTTTTATTTCAAGCGTCCCAGCCAATTAAACTCTCAGAAAGTCCCGGGTATCATCTCGGCATTCTTTGTCTCTGAGGCTCTTCAGGATGTTTATGATTAATCGTCATGACAGGGTAGCATAAACTGATGTTTTAGAAACAAAACAATGGTCTCTTTATTTTTCCCACCCTCTTCACATTCCAGGCCAAAGTCAGCGAGCCACTTCCAATCAAGGTCTCTCCAacagaaaagaaaaattttatcttgttcttgttcaaTGGCTTCCGGTTCGTCGCTTGGTTCGGGTCCCTGCCGTGTCAGCGGTTGAGGTGTGACAAAGGCAGGGCGGCTGTGATACGTGAACATCCATGTCAATTGTTGTGCAACGCGATACACATGCCTCTGGCCAAAAGAGGATATCGTACTGAAGTCACCGAAGAAAGGATGAATCAGCCTCTATCCGTACAAGGAAGGAAGTTCTCAACAACTCGTTAACACGACATCAGACTATACCAACACCCTTCTTtatccctcatcttcatccctGAGTTGTCTCCAAGGCAAACGCCGTTTGTTCTGTATCTGATGCCAGGATTAGGAAGCATTCAGGTACCTCTGGTGTGGTTGCACCACGTGGAATCATGCCCACCATCAGCAACTGCGGCTCAAAGGCCGAATGGACGTCTCAACGCCTCTTGCACCACTCACTCGCCCAGTGCCATTGACCACAACCACAGCCATCTCCGACATGCTGCAACTCTGTTGATGCCTTGTTTTTTCATGCTGATATGATTTGATCGTTGGCTATTCCAACGTCAATTCGATAGGCTGTGACGTTGACACATACATCGCCGTTTCAGATTGGGGGATCATCGTTTATGCCGAGCGGCATTTCACTTACACGCTTACACGTACCTCAGGCTCCAGCGccatttttttttttacgACATCCTCACTCTGCACCGCCCAATAACGGAAGATGCGGCTATTATGGGTCAATCCGTCTTACACTGTCTCCCTTCGGTTTCCATTTGTAACGGTGGTGTTTACAAAGACCAATTGTCTTGCTGAGACTTCAACACAGGGTCTCGTTGCGCAATGCAAAGCCTGGCAATGGTGTTGCATCAGGAAAGGCGCCATGTCAATACCATACAGCCGAGGATAAtaaaagtcaaagtcaaatATGGATCCCTACGACTACGGTTATCTCGCCTATGGGGGGGAATACACGGTTTTCTCCCACGTCTGTCTGAGACCTGAAGGATGAAGGGGTGCAGCCATTTACACCCGCGGCACCCTTTGGGCAGCCATGTCTCTGAAATACACACAGAGGCTATGTTCTACAGCGTTCGCGACTCCAAGCCATGAATTTCTCTGCACATGTTTTGCTACTGCGTAGGTGGAGGCGGTGTCTTGTTGCCCACCGAGCCGGGACTGCATAGGACGTCAGCCCAGAACGCCTGTCTCGTACGGTCCAGCACGCCCGTATCAACTATCCCATGCTTATGGCGTCTTTTCGTGCTTCTTATTCCAGTTTCCAAACTTTCAGCTAGACAAGGCGTGGCCCCCACCGCCTATGTTGGGCTGTGTGCTTATGTCTTACACAGATACAAACGTTTTCTATCACAGTATCGTTGCTTTTTTAGGCGCTTTGATATCTTTAGAAAGAGCACCGAAACATGTTGTAGCCTATCAATACCCGGTCCCCCGATGTGTTGATCTATGACAAGTCCTTACAATCTTAGTAGAAACGAGTGGTTGTTACAAAAGTGCTACAAGATTGAATGGCGAGACGCCGTGTGTCAGCAGATCATGTTGCACTTCTGCGGTACTTAGGGTATACGTGATTCGGGGACTCAATGGAAGATTGATAATTTATCGCGTTATATGAGCATAATTATGGTCATAGCTCCTAGGCACTGACAAGCTATCATTGTCTCCGGATATGTGTATGCTCGCCTCGGTTGCCAAAAGTTGATAGATCCGTTTCATGATCCTCCCTCGAGAAACAATCAAGTGCATGAGGCTGGCTCAAACGATCCTGGAATGGCTGAGCTATAATTCGTTATCTTTGTGTTCATCACATCGAGATTCTGGAGCTTCGAGAAACTTTGTGGAACACAAGCTTAGGCCAGGGGTTGAAAAACAGAGTAAGCAGGGCAACATGTCTAACAATTCCTGAATCTTGGCCCTCTCTTGTTGGTAGCTGCgctcttcctttcttttttcaCGTTCAATAACGCCTTGTCTTTAAGCCATCATGACGCGCACCATACGTGTATGTATGTAGGCAGGTCCCGCTCCTTGTCTCGAAGTTGTGCAACCCGAGCAGGCAGAGAGACAAGACATGCCATTAAGCGGGGAGAAAGCCGGTATCAGGGAGAGACCCAGGCGATTGGGTGTGTGTATTTGTCTTTCACTGATTTCTCTCATGCTTACAGTTGCTTGTGAGAAATGTCTATGCCGTACTCATGACGTGAAGTTATTAGTGTAATACCAGATCAGGTCCAACTGTATTTCGGATGCTCTGTCTAACTAGGCATGGTATGAAGGTGAGTTGAGACAGAGTCACAATAAACATTGGCCTCTTACTCTTACGGTTATTCTCGTCAAGACTCGGACATTGTGGTCCTTGGTTAGTGTTTAGTGCTTGTCTACAGTGGATAACGTCAACTTTAGCTGTGAGACAGGAGCTTTCCCCATCTCGTTCCCCGCGTTGGAGGATACCGAGTGCGGAGTTCGGGCTCTCACGGCGTCCTTGGACGGATGAAGACGGCATGAAAAACACAGTCATCGAGTTTAATGGTGTCGTTAAGTGGGAATCGCTGCATGTTGTGTTGCAAGAGGCGAATTAAGGCGTCAACTATCACCATCGTGAGTGAGTGTCTATCCACATCAAGGGCCTCATTTTGGCTTCATTCATTCACGTCCAGGGTGCTCAATTCCTTCATAGGATAACTCCCTCCCAGAATCGGGTATAGAGGCATGGCAAACAAAGGGTCACTGGTCGCGAACAGACGTTTTTTCCCTCTCCAAGTTCCAAGCCTCTTCAGGTCCCGATCCCCCAAATGGTGACATTAGAGGGTCACATCCGCATTCATGATGCCAGTTTAGActtttttctctctcatTTTGCAGAACCAAGTGCTCCAACT
This region includes:
- a CDS encoding uncharacterized protein (expressed protein), yielding MSPAESHACVWCLNVLGPLVLEACLVLCNLQPTAVGLESSESSLKGPGTSLISALDLHSSCYCWHSLSNTP